In Paenibacillus sp. FSL M7-0420, a single genomic region encodes these proteins:
- the spoIIAA gene encoding anti-sigma F factor antagonist encodes MNSHVEMEHHRGVLIVRLSGELDHHAADYVRMDMDEAIMRGQVEHLILSLKELQFMDSSGLGVILGRYKLIRSKGGKMAVCDATAPVKRLLEMSGLFKIMPLYDDESAALSDLEVAL; translated from the coding sequence ATGAATTCTCATGTGGAGATGGAGCATCACCGGGGTGTGCTGATTGTCCGGTTGTCCGGGGAACTGGACCATCACGCAGCCGATTATGTACGTATGGATATGGATGAAGCGATTATGCGGGGCCAGGTGGAGCATCTGATCCTGAGTCTGAAGGAGCTGCAGTTCATGGACAGCTCGGGTCTCGGAGTGATTCTGGGGCGGTACAAGCTGATCCGCAGTAAGGGCGGCAAAATGGCAGTCTGCGATGCCACAGCGCCTGTGAAGCGCCTGCTGGAAATGTCGGGCCTGTTCAAAATCATGCCCCTATATGACGACGAGAGCGCTGCACTCTCGGATTTGGAGGTCGCGTTATGA
- a CDS encoding metallophosphoesterase family protein, with protein MISDIHGCIEEFNLLLRRAEYNPSRDQLILLGDYVDRGPDSRAVVEQVKRLAEAEGVIVLRGNHDQMACDALAGEDDKRDTHWITNGGFHTLLSYCGGRDSVLLHPDSGWKDYTEMKRFMRTEYKEHLDFLGSLPYYYETETHLFVHAGINPSLADWRMQREYDFIWIREPFYNHPVTSTEKTGVFGHTSTVDLQDGAGVWFSPLGDKIGIDGGCVYGEQLNCLEISEAGYKTYAVRLGERE; from the coding sequence GTGATCAGTGACATTCACGGTTGTATAGAGGAATTCAATCTGCTGCTCCGGCGGGCGGAGTATAACCCCTCCAGGGATCAATTGATCCTGCTGGGGGATTATGTGGACAGAGGCCCGGACAGCAGAGCGGTCGTGGAACAGGTGAAGCGGCTTGCCGAAGCGGAAGGGGTGATTGTGCTGCGGGGCAACCATGATCAGATGGCCTGCGATGCGCTGGCGGGAGAGGATGATAAGCGGGATACCCACTGGATAACCAATGGGGGATTCCACACCCTTCTGAGCTACTGCGGAGGGCGGGATTCGGTGCTGCTGCACCCGGATTCAGGCTGGAAGGATTACACGGAGATGAAGCGGTTCATGCGTACGGAGTATAAGGAGCATCTGGATTTCCTGGGTTCGTTGCCTTACTACTATGAGACGGAGACCCATCTGTTCGTTCATGCTGGCATTAATCCTTCCCTTGCCGACTGGCGGATGCAGCGGGAGTATGATTTTATCTGGATTCGGGAGCCTTTCTACAATCATCCTGTAACTTCTACGGAGAAGACGGGTGTATTCGGCCATACCTCTACGGTAGATCTGCAGGACGGGGCAGGCGTCTGGTTCAGTCCGCTGGGCGACAAAATAGGCATCGACGGCGGCTGCGTGTACGGGGAGCAGTTGAACTGCCTTGAGATTAGCGAAGCGGGATACAAGACCTATGCAGTCCGGCTAGGGGAGCGGGAGTAA
- the sigF gene encoding RNA polymerase sporulation sigma factor SigF — MDAEAKKAPPTYLDDAEVKRLIALSQAGDHTARDTLVNCNIRLVWSVVQRFMNRGYEPDDLFQIGCIGLLKSVDKFDLSYEVKFSTYAVPMIIGEIQRFLRDDGTLKVSRSLKEMANKVRKMKDEMSKTLDRLPTIGEVAEALGVTPEEIVFAQEANKPPTSIHETVFENDGDPITLIDQIADESQERWFDKLALNEAIGALTERERLIVYLRYYRDQTQSEVASRLGISQVQVSRLEKKILANIREQIAQ; from the coding sequence ATGGATGCAGAAGCAAAAAAAGCTCCGCCGACCTATTTGGACGATGCGGAGGTCAAACGTCTAATCGCGCTCAGTCAAGCCGGGGACCATACGGCCCGCGACACGCTGGTCAACTGCAATATCCGCCTCGTCTGGTCGGTGGTGCAGCGGTTTATGAACCGCGGATATGAACCGGATGATTTGTTCCAGATCGGCTGTATCGGACTGCTGAAGTCCGTTGATAAATTCGACCTCAGCTATGAGGTCAAGTTCTCCACCTATGCCGTGCCGATGATTATCGGCGAGATCCAGCGGTTCCTCCGCGATGACGGCACACTCAAGGTCAGCCGCTCGCTGAAGGAGATGGCCAACAAGGTGCGCAAGATGAAGGATGAGATGTCCAAAACGCTCGACCGCCTCCCGACCATCGGTGAAGTGGCCGAAGCGCTGGGCGTCACGCCCGAAGAAATCGTCTTCGCCCAGGAAGCCAACAAGCCGCCGACTTCGATCCACGAGACCGTCTTCGAGAACGACGGCGATCCGATCACGCTGATCGACCAGATCGCCGACGAGTCGCAGGAGCGCTGGTTCGACAAGCTGGCCTTGAACGAGGCCATCGGTGCGCTAACCGAGCGCGAGCGTCTGATCGTGTATCTGCGCTATTACCGTGATCAGACCCAGTCGGAAGTCGCCAGCCGCCTCGGCATCTCGCAGGTGCAGGTGTCGAGGCTGGAGAAGAAGATTCTCGCGAACATCCGCGAGCAGATTGCGCAGTAG
- the spoIIAB gene encoding anti-sigma F factor, producing MTSSEARNFMSVQFAALSENESFARVVVAAFVSRLDPTMEELNDLKTVVSEAVTNCIIHGYDSDPAGVVSISASLENETVHLTIEDKGRGIEDLELAQQPLYTSKPELERSGMGFTIMENFMDEFEVISEPGRGTSISMKKTIVSKKALYN from the coding sequence ATGACTAGTAGCGAAGCTCGTAACTTCATGAGTGTCCAGTTTGCCGCGCTGTCGGAGAATGAATCGTTTGCACGTGTGGTAGTGGCTGCCTTTGTCTCCCGGCTCGACCCGACGATGGAGGAGCTGAATGACCTGAAGACGGTCGTCTCGGAGGCCGTCACCAATTGTATTATTCACGGTTATGACAGTGATCCCGCAGGCGTTGTCAGCATATCCGCTTCGCTTGAGAATGAGACCGTGCACCTGACGATTGAGGATAAGGGCCGGGGCATTGAGGATCTGGAGCTGGCCCAGCAGCCGCTGTATACCTCGAAGCCGGAGCTGGAGCGGTCAGGTATGGGCTTCACCATTATGGAGAATTTCATGGATGAATTCGAGGTTATCAGCGAACCGGGACGCGGAACCTCAATCTCGATGAAGAAAACCATCGTCTCGAAAAAAGCTTTATACAATTAG
- a CDS encoding TetR/AcrR family transcriptional regulator C-terminal domain-containing protein has protein sequence MSNSLLTKNALARSLKKLMLTKPLNKITIQQLTADCGVTRHTFYNHFQDIYELLGWIYKSEVIEGLDQYCCWAGWKQGFLSVLRYTVNNKTICLNTFHSLGREHLEQFLYGVIYRVMISVVEELDGQAWPGQEQIPEPVRMQARLDIADFYTLAILEQVIHWLRAGANTDPAGVVDKVSRIMDGCIARGLEHYQSAVHPVKL, from the coding sequence ATGTCCAATTCACTCTTAACGAAGAACGCGTTAGCCCGGTCTCTGAAGAAGCTTATGCTCACCAAGCCCCTGAACAAAATAACGATCCAGCAGCTCACAGCGGATTGCGGGGTGACCCGCCATACGTTTTATAATCATTTTCAGGATATCTATGAGCTGCTCGGCTGGATCTACAAGTCAGAAGTGATTGAAGGACTGGACCAATACTGCTGCTGGGCGGGCTGGAAGCAAGGATTCTTAAGCGTCCTGCGTTACACCGTAAATAACAAAACGATCTGTCTGAATACCTTCCATTCGCTGGGACGCGAGCATCTGGAGCAATTCCTGTACGGAGTGATTTACCGCGTCATGATCAGCGTAGTGGAGGAGCTAGACGGGCAGGCGTGGCCGGGACAGGAGCAGATTCCGGAGCCTGTGAGAATGCAGGCCAGACTCGATATAGCCGATTTCTACACGCTGGCCATCCTTGAACAGGTGATCCACTGGCTCAGAGCCGGGGCGAATACAGATCCGGCCGGAGTGGTGGACAAGGTATCACGGATTATGGACGGATGCATTGCCCGGGGGCTTGAGCATTATCAGTCTGCAGTTCATCCGGTGAAGTTATGA
- a CDS encoding D-alanyl-D-alanine carboxypeptidase family protein has translation MKVKFRRGTIVRKIRYVTLALCITVSVLGGATGAWAEEKAKGTANSGNAGGAAATLAPGARSAILMDASTGTVIYEKNSHDKLPPASITKIMTMLLTVEALDEGKLQLTDKVRTSEYAASMGGSQIFLEPGEEMTVDDMLKGIAMASGNDASVAMAEKIAGSESAFVDLMNQKAQDLGLKDTHFANCNGLPAANHYSSAHDIAVISRELLKHEQIIKYTGSYQDYLRKDSTKPFWLVNTNKLVRFYTGADGLKTGYTSEAKFCLSATAARDGLRAVAVVLGEPNTKTRNSEVSAMFDYLFSQYKLHMIHKEGDTIGTVRIEKGVKSQLPLVAKEDYSVLLRKGVTQEGIRHELVLNEQVKAPVAEGQTVGKLVVYQGTAVLKEYELKAGETVAKAGWWKLFKRATGAMFTND, from the coding sequence ATGAAGGTTAAGTTCAGGAGGGGAACCATTGTGAGGAAAATTCGTTATGTTACGCTTGCGTTATGCATTACTGTATCGGTTCTGGGAGGCGCTACCGGAGCCTGGGCGGAGGAAAAAGCCAAAGGCACCGCAAATTCCGGCAATGCCGGAGGGGCGGCTGCTACGCTTGCGCCAGGGGCGCGTTCTGCCATTCTTATGGATGCCAGCACGGGCACGGTCATCTATGAGAAGAACAGCCATGATAAACTTCCGCCGGCCAGTATTACCAAGATTATGACCATGCTGCTGACGGTGGAGGCGCTGGACGAGGGCAAACTGCAGCTGACCGACAAGGTGCGGACCAGCGAGTATGCGGCATCGATGGGCGGTTCGCAGATTTTTCTGGAGCCGGGTGAAGAAATGACGGTTGACGATATGCTGAAGGGCATCGCAATGGCCTCCGGCAATGATGCTTCCGTAGCTATGGCGGAGAAAATCGCAGGCTCGGAGAGCGCCTTCGTCGATCTCATGAACCAGAAGGCGCAGGACCTGGGCCTGAAGGATACTCATTTCGCCAACTGCAACGGCCTGCCGGCTGCGAATCATTATTCCTCCGCGCATGATATTGCCGTCATCAGCCGGGAGCTGCTGAAGCATGAGCAGATTATCAAATACACCGGCTCGTATCAGGATTACCTGCGCAAGGATTCCACCAAGCCGTTCTGGCTGGTCAACACCAACAAGCTGGTGCGGTTCTACACGGGGGCTGACGGGCTGAAGACGGGATATACGTCCGAAGCGAAGTTCTGCCTGTCGGCAACGGCGGCCAGAGACGGCCTGCGCGCTGTAGCGGTGGTGCTGGGCGAGCCGAACACCAAGACCCGCAACAGCGAGGTCTCGGCGATGTTCGACTACCTCTTTTCCCAATATAAATTGCATATGATTCACAAAGAAGGCGACACCATCGGCACGGTGAGGATTGAGAAGGGCGTGAAGTCGCAGCTCCCGCTGGTGGCGAAGGAAGACTATAGTGTCCTGCTCCGCAAAGGAGTAACCCAGGAGGGTATCCGCCATGAGCTGGTGCTGAATGAGCAGGTGAAGGCTCCGGTGGCCGAAGGCCAGACGGTCGGCAAGCTGGTGGTCTACCAGGGAACCGCTGTCCTGAAGGAATATGAGCTGAAGGCAGGCGAAACGGTAGCCAAGGCGGGCTGGTGGAAGCTGTTCAAGCGGGCAACAGGCGCTATGTTTACGAATGATTAA
- a CDS encoding RNA 2'-phosphotransferase, with translation MDYAKLSKVVSYALRHAPWEYELELDAQGWVDIEQLLHSLHQDKKWESVGAEDLDKMIAASDKQRHELAEGRIRALYGHSVPQKIIKQNETPPPILYHGTARQWVETILHEGLKPMKRQYVHFSVDTDTAKLVGGRKDSSPVILTIDAGRAAQEGIKFYHGNHNIWLADYIPPEFITDL, from the coding sequence GTGGATTATGCAAAGCTCAGCAAAGTGGTCTCCTACGCCCTGCGTCACGCACCGTGGGAATATGAACTGGAATTGGATGCACAGGGATGGGTGGATATCGAGCAACTGCTCCACTCGCTGCATCAGGACAAGAAGTGGGAATCGGTCGGTGCAGAGGATCTGGACAAGATGATCGCAGCATCGGATAAGCAGCGGCATGAGCTTGCGGAGGGCAGAATCAGGGCGCTGTATGGTCACTCTGTCCCGCAAAAAATAATCAAGCAAAATGAAACTCCGCCCCCCATTCTATACCACGGTACAGCCAGGCAATGGGTGGAGACGATTCTGCACGAAGGACTGAAACCCATGAAGAGGCAGTATGTTCATTTCTCGGTGGATACGGATACAGCGAAGCTGGTGGGAGGACGAAAGGACTCAAGTCCTGTGATCTTAACTATCGATGCCGGGCGGGCCGCACAGGAAGGAATCAAGTTCTATCACGGAAATCATAATATCTGGCTCGCAGACTATATTCCGCCCGAATTCATTACTGACTTATAG
- a CDS encoding YDG domain-containing protein — protein sequence MNHKPGKLVLSTLMIATALYSSTGTATGAAAPSLTGITGHWAQNEVTDWVDKGFIQGYADGSFKPDNSLKRTEFMALINRAFGFTETAPVSYPDLSSSSWAYTEVAKAVKAGYINGYSDGTIGSGKSISRQEAAVIINRLLKLDAAQTRTLFSDSKDIAAWALDSVNAVAAAGVMKGYSEDNSFRPGRDITRAEAVVSLTRTKVIEEAPANTPVNGGGTSSATASPTASPTSTPTATPTPVRSTYVPSDPTAAPTATPAPAPTPTPATTPIPTVTPTPTPTPIPTPDPGDTSAPLLSSVTLEAVTVGDNVYGTSNEAGYLYLVPSTVAVTTAELEGSIHAALGKKLAVTASVYSSLNTQGLPADHYVVYAVDASGNISAPSSTIEVRAIELTIGLPASLTESKTYDGTASAAVTANSLTGVLSGDDVDVHTSAAYNSAALGVNKTITVTYTLSGAQAASYIAPAPYIVNTGSIALNPLTIAAPNLTLAKFKDGTTTAAVTPGQLIGVVPGEDVTVSAVANYDTSAVGTNKTITVVYTLSGTDAGNYIAPASYIVTNGEIDRDQITRSRVYDGTTAAAVIVGAVNGIIDGDDVTVHASGTYDSPNVGVNKIITISYTLTGADAGNYFPPASYSINTGIITALQLDITAPVLTESKLYDGNTSAQITPGTLIGVIPGDDVTVSATATYNDAAVGSGKLITVVYTLSGDDAGNYAAPGNYMISTGVIVAP from the coding sequence TTGAATCATAAACCGGGCAAGCTTGTTCTCTCCACACTAATGATAGCAACTGCACTATATTCTTCGACCGGAACAGCTACTGGCGCTGCCGCTCCTTCATTAACTGGAATCACTGGCCACTGGGCACAGAACGAAGTTACCGATTGGGTTGACAAAGGGTTCATTCAGGGATATGCCGACGGCAGCTTCAAACCGGACAATAGTCTGAAGAGAACAGAGTTCATGGCGCTCATCAACCGCGCCTTCGGATTCACTGAAACGGCACCTGTCTCCTACCCGGATCTCTCTTCAAGCAGCTGGGCCTACACTGAGGTTGCCAAAGCCGTGAAAGCCGGATATATCAACGGATATTCAGATGGTACGATCGGTAGCGGCAAGTCCATCAGCAGACAGGAGGCCGCTGTGATCATCAACCGGTTATTGAAGCTGGATGCCGCGCAGACCCGCACTCTTTTCAGTGATTCCAAGGATATTGCCGCCTGGGCACTGGATTCTGTCAATGCTGTAGCTGCGGCAGGAGTCATGAAGGGTTACTCCGAAGATAACAGCTTCAGACCCGGCAGAGATATTACCCGTGCGGAAGCCGTAGTGTCCTTAACGCGCACCAAAGTAATTGAGGAGGCTCCGGCTAATACTCCAGTAAATGGTGGAGGCACATCCTCAGCAACCGCCTCACCGACAGCTAGTCCAACCTCTACACCCACTGCTACACCTACGCCGGTTCGGAGCACCTATGTCCCTTCCGATCCAACGGCTGCGCCTACAGCTACACCAGCACCGGCACCTACACCCACTCCTGCAACTACGCCGATCCCTACAGTTACCCCTACACCTACACCTACACCTATACCTACTCCTGATCCGGGGGATACGTCAGCCCCTCTACTTAGCAGTGTAACTCTTGAAGCAGTTACTGTAGGAGATAATGTGTACGGGACAAGCAACGAAGCAGGTTATTTGTACCTGGTTCCTTCCACTGTAGCAGTGACCACGGCAGAGCTGGAAGGCTCCATCCATGCTGCTCTGGGTAAAAAGCTGGCGGTAACCGCCTCCGTCTATTCTTCGCTGAATACTCAGGGCCTGCCTGCTGATCATTATGTTGTGTATGCTGTAGATGCCTCCGGCAATATCTCGGCCCCTTCCAGCACGATTGAGGTTAGAGCGATTGAACTGACTATAGGGCTTCCTGCCTCCTTGACAGAGTCCAAAACCTATGACGGCACTGCTTCAGCAGCTGTAACCGCGAATTCGCTGACCGGTGTGCTGAGCGGTGACGATGTTGATGTTCATACCTCTGCTGCCTACAACAGCGCAGCGCTTGGGGTGAACAAGACGATAACCGTTACCTACACATTAAGCGGAGCGCAGGCAGCTAGCTATATCGCACCAGCTCCCTATATCGTGAATACGGGCAGTATCGCACTGAATCCATTAACCATCGCAGCCCCTAATTTGACCTTGGCAAAGTTCAAGGACGGAACCACTACAGCAGCAGTGACCCCCGGACAGCTTATAGGGGTAGTTCCCGGGGAAGATGTCACTGTGAGCGCCGTTGCCAACTATGATACATCAGCCGTTGGGACGAACAAGACCATAACTGTAGTCTATACGCTTAGCGGAACAGATGCGGGCAATTATATTGCACCTGCGAGCTACATTGTCACCAACGGGGAGATTGACCGGGATCAGATCACACGCTCCAGAGTCTATGACGGAACGACTGCGGCAGCGGTAATCGTTGGTGCGGTAAACGGTATCATCGACGGAGATGATGTGACTGTGCATGCCTCCGGGACCTATGACAGTCCTAATGTCGGTGTGAACAAAATCATCACCATCTCTTACACCTTAACAGGAGCAGATGCAGGTAACTATTTCCCACCTGCTAGCTATTCCATTAATACAGGTATTATCACAGCCTTACAGTTGGACATTACAGCACCCGTTCTCACAGAGTCTAAGCTCTATGACGGGAATACATCGGCCCAGATCACTCCAGGTACCCTGATCGGAGTTATTCCGGGGGATGATGTTACAGTGAGCGCTACAGCAACTTATAACGATGCTGCTGTCGGCAGCGGCAAACTCATCACCGTGGTCTACACCTTATCCGGCGACGATGCAGGTAACTATGCGGCACCGGGGAATTACATGATCTCAACAGGTGTGATTGTAGCGCCTTAA
- a CDS encoding acyltransferase family protein — MNKPRQLWIDAAKGFSIIFVVMGHSGDAAANHYLSWFRMPLFFMLSGLVFKPVEPGRYLGWAAKRTKGLMTPYFAYGLLIAAVLLLFNFNVKGFAENIARLLYGGLSLTGPYGVFWFITCLLFTQLLFGYIVRYSRRTQFLLIASAYLLSHLISLTSLKNFNLPWNADVSLLAITYYAIGFYGKQAIPALIRRYSALPVLLPLCALVLLLERTGVLQYSLNMKYKEYTSLLLDLAVPMLISLTICAAVYRLSKLVPLDWMGSLGRNSIAIMYLHLPLNYGLKYLLGTDYGLLPFTLIGVGVPLLAATWAVRSPLLSRLYLGHKGGSRPAVNYSNAR; from the coding sequence GTGAACAAACCACGACAATTATGGATTGATGCCGCCAAGGGATTCAGTATTATTTTTGTAGTAATGGGCCACTCCGGCGATGCGGCAGCGAATCATTATCTGTCCTGGTTCCGGATGCCTTTGTTCTTTATGCTTAGCGGACTTGTATTTAAGCCGGTTGAACCCGGACGGTATTTGGGCTGGGCGGCCAAACGGACCAAGGGGCTGATGACTCCCTATTTTGCCTACGGACTCCTGATTGCGGCAGTGCTGCTGCTGTTCAACTTCAATGTAAAAGGGTTCGCCGAGAATATAGCGAGACTGCTCTACGGGGGACTGTCACTCACGGGTCCTTACGGGGTGTTCTGGTTCATCACCTGCCTGCTGTTCACTCAACTGCTCTTCGGATACATTGTCCGTTATTCCCGCCGCACGCAATTTCTCCTGATCGCTTCTGCTTACCTCCTGTCACATCTCATCTCCCTGACTTCGCTCAAGAACTTCAACCTTCCCTGGAATGCAGATGTGTCCTTGCTCGCCATTACTTATTATGCGATCGGATTCTACGGCAAACAGGCCATCCCTGCGCTAATCCGCCGCTATTCGGCGCTGCCGGTGCTGCTTCCGTTATGTGCTCTTGTGCTGCTGCTGGAGCGGACGGGAGTCCTTCAATACAGCCTGAATATGAAATACAAGGAGTATACTTCACTGCTGCTCGATCTGGCCGTGCCGATGCTCATCTCATTGACTATCTGCGCCGCTGTGTACCGTCTCTCGAAGCTTGTTCCGCTGGACTGGATGGGCAGTCTGGGACGCAATTCCATTGCGATTATGTACCTGCATTTGCCTTTGAATTACGGGCTCAAATATCTCCTCGGGACGGATTACGGGCTGTTGCCCTTTACGCTGATCGGAGTGGGGGTGCCGCTGCTGGCCGCCACTTGGGCGGTGCGTTCTCCTCTACTGTCGAGGCTGTATCTCGGGCATAAGGGCGGGAGCCGTCCAGCAGTGAATTATAGCAACGCACGCTAG
- a CDS encoding sigma-70 family RNA polymerase sigma factor, whose translation MLHWIEKAQKGDAEAFRQLSGHVRGMAYVVAYDRLGDVQLAEDAVQEALLEAYMNLASLQEPAAFPGWFKTIVVRQCHRLLRRKRQALLPLEAAVHVAGSSPGAAEIVEYREWTQVLHRSVSELSAKLRVPLQLFYFYGYSLPEISVYLGIPAGTLKKRLYDGRRKLKGALPVVDLAAAFHLLHEGGQRMLHIVNGDTVGDKLKQGIVQGEVLVWREIYSAGPVFIDPAEEQNRLLRAEVLQATMGIPAAEYLAGCAEQERRISGFRQYDEVVLWFEHDLFDQSMLAYLLHWFNGQKLGNTKLSLLCIGDFPGIELFHGLGQLTEAQLSTLPGTWRNISRKELQLGSLLWEAYAAADPRKLADLLAAKREELAAGALAFAYDAFKAHLSRLPSVENGLGIVEETTLQAVANGMDTPLKLFRQVTDELHRLGMGDTEYWKILRTLTAGTKPLLEIDGVAELTDYREVPEFLNRSVTMTAWGEQVLAGAADRLHLQSIDEWYGGLHLQGHDALWRWDRAAERPVQHPSSARME comes from the coding sequence ATGCTGCATTGGATTGAAAAGGCGCAGAAGGGCGATGCCGAAGCCTTCCGGCAGCTTAGCGGGCATGTCCGTGGGATGGCTTACGTAGTGGCCTACGACAGGCTGGGAGATGTGCAGCTTGCGGAAGACGCGGTACAGGAAGCCTTGCTGGAAGCGTATATGAACCTTGCCAGCCTGCAGGAGCCTGCAGCGTTTCCGGGATGGTTCAAAACCATTGTGGTCAGGCAGTGTCACCGGCTGCTGCGGCGTAAGCGTCAAGCCTTGCTGCCTCTGGAGGCAGCGGTGCATGTCGCCGGCTCTTCTCCCGGCGCAGCGGAGATTGTTGAATACCGGGAATGGACACAGGTGCTCCACAGGTCAGTGTCGGAATTGTCTGCCAAGCTGCGGGTACCGCTGCAATTGTTCTACTTCTATGGATATTCGCTGCCAGAGATCTCCGTCTATCTGGGAATTCCGGCGGGTACGCTGAAGAAAAGGCTGTATGACGGCAGACGCAAGCTGAAGGGGGCATTGCCTGTTGTCGATCTGGCGGCTGCATTTCATTTGTTACATGAGGGAGGACAGCGAATGCTGCATATTGTGAATGGTGACACGGTGGGAGACAAGCTGAAGCAGGGGATTGTCCAGGGGGAGGTGCTGGTGTGGAGAGAGATCTATTCGGCGGGACCGGTATTCATCGATCCGGCGGAAGAGCAGAACCGGCTGCTGCGGGCGGAGGTGCTACAGGCCACGATGGGCATTCCGGCGGCTGAATATCTGGCGGGCTGTGCGGAGCAGGAGCGGAGGATTAGCGGATTCCGCCAGTATGATGAGGTGGTGCTATGGTTCGAGCATGATCTGTTCGACCAGAGTATGCTGGCCTATCTATTACACTGGTTCAATGGGCAAAAGCTGGGCAACACGAAGCTGAGCCTGCTCTGCATCGGAGATTTCCCCGGGATTGAGCTGTTCCATGGTCTGGGACAGCTGACGGAAGCTCAGCTGAGTACCCTGCCGGGAACCTGGCGGAATATAAGCCGCAAGGAGCTGCAGCTGGGAAGCCTGCTGTGGGAGGCCTATGCCGCTGCCGATCCCCGGAAGCTCGCAGACCTGCTTGCGGCGAAGCGGGAGGAGCTGGCTGCGGGCGCGCTTGCTTTTGCCTATGATGCCTTCAAGGCCCACCTCTCCCGTCTGCCTTCTGTAGAGAACGGTCTCGGGATCGTCGAAGAGACCACCCTCCAAGCTGTAGCTAACGGAATGGATACGCCGCTTAAGCTGTTCCGTCAGGTTACGGATGAGCTGCACCGGCTTGGCATGGGCGATACGGAATACTGGAAGATCCTGCGCACACTGACGGCCGGGACGAAGCCTCTGCTTGAGATTGACGGTGTGGCAGAGCTTACAGACTACAGGGAAGTACCGGAATTCCTGAACCGCAGCGTTACGATGACTGCATGGGGAGAGCAGGTGTTGGCCGGAGCAGCCGACCGGTTACACCTGCAAAGTATCGATGAATGGTACGGCGGCCTGCATCTGCAGGGGCATGACGCCCTCTGGCGCTGGGACCGTGCTGCGGAACGGCCGGTACAGCACCCGTCATCCGCGCGGATGGAATAG